In one Juglans regia cultivar Chandler chromosome 11, Walnut 2.0, whole genome shotgun sequence genomic region, the following are encoded:
- the LOC109019297 gene encoding receptor-like protein 13 isoform X2 yields the protein MNRGLRQCFPIRRPWPLVNCLMWGLVMFVQFSEHKGCLEEERIGLLRLKAFLKSDYHIGHRLPSWIEDADRMSSDCCGWERVLCNSTTGHVIELSLDDIRQGFLTDTTWLLNVSLFRPFKELTSLDLSGNEIGGCIANEGFERLAVLRRLEVLNLASNYFDDSILPSLTQLSSLTTLVLAYNNHLGNWATAAGSKSLSRLENLETLDISYTNFNRSTISSLSTGVKSSSLRNLNLAGLGMEGHLPAQELSALENLETLNLSSNGLTADGLTPKEFHGFSKLSKLKHLDLSSNHFGKQIFRVLGALPTLKSLNLSTNEIEGPLSIKEMANLSNLEVLILRDNQLTGRLPIQDLANLSRLEILDMHGNRFTGSISSYIGALSSAKAISLSDNDFNGDFPTQDLCRLKKLEEFDISGNDFEGILPRCINNMSSLRLFDISHNRFIGNLSSSLVASLSPTTIEYIDLSHNLLEGLFSFSLFANHSKLEVVRFMSDNNKLEIETENPVGWTPLFQLTALVLRNCNMNKLTGNIPKFLFHQHRLEVVDFSHNKLKGSFPFWLLENNARLRLLNLRNNSFEGRFYLQPEHHINVSWMDVSGNHLDGRLQENIGKIMPYLKALNISRNRFEGDLPSSIGDMSYLKVLDLSFNRFSGKVPKELVSKCTSLNILSLQNNSFQGEIFSKHFKLSALITLQLNSNQFTGTLSSVLSTLSAMNLFDIGNNNMSGTIPTWIGKLIMFGGALVMSNNSFEGHIPCGLGSTWLIDLSHNSLSGPLPSCLDEQSNLLLQGNKLTGSIPKALFNSSSIVTLDVRENNLSGTLPVEISTLSNLRILLLRGNNFSGMIPNQICLLKKIGILDLSRNSFSGTIPHCFQNTTFGKINAVDLAFSQTYATFTMWYMGETPTYESLLEKYVPNADIDIAYDNQVEVQIVTKYRSSSYKGGILDYMSGLDLSCNKLTGGIPMELGHLSSIHSLNLSYNQLTGLIPEEFSSLASIESLDLSHNSLSGEIPSTLIDLNFMGIFNVAYNNLSGKVPDMKNQFGTFEKSSYEGNPFLCGPPLENGCSTIAEKSNPKASERKWYEVDPLVFFASFSVSYIVFFSMVVGILYINPYWRQRCFNLTEDLIYWSYFTVLLPLKRLSNRLCRH from the exons ATGAACCGAGGTCTGCGGCAATGTTTTCCAATCAGGAGGCCGTGGCCCTTGGTGAATTGTTTGATGTGGGGATTAGTGATGTTTGTGCAATTCAGTGAGCACAAAGGTTgcttggaggaagagaggattGGTCTATTACGACTGAAGGCGTTTCTGAAATCCGATTATCACATTGGCCACCGTCTTCCCTCCTGGATTGAAGACGCAGATCGAATGAGCAGTGACTGCTGTGGTTGGGAGCGAGTCTTGTGTAACTCCACCACGGGTCATGTCATTGAACTCTCCCTCGACGATATAAGGCAAGGCTTTCTCACCGATACAACTTGGTTACTAAATGTGTCCCTGTTTCGGCCCTTCAAGGAGCTAACGAGTCTTGATTTGTCCGGCAATGAAATTGGTGGTTGCATAGCTAATGAAG GTTTTGAAAGGCTAGCTGTGTTGAGAAGGTTGGAAGTATTGAACCTCGCTTCTAATTACTTTGATGACAGCATTTTACCATCCCTAACTCAACTTTCATCCCTTACCACATTGGTTCTTGCGTATAATAATCATTTGGGAAATTGGGCAACAGCTGCAG GTTCGAAAAGCTTGTCAAGGTTAGAGAACCTGGAGACATTGGATATTAGTTACACTAATTTCAACAGGAGCACCATATCATCGTTGAGTACTGGAGTCAAATCATCATCCCTTAGGAATCTGAATCTTGCCGGACTTGGGATGGAAGGACACTTACCTGCCCAAG AATTATCGGCGTTAGAAAACTTGGAGACGTTGAATTTAAGTAGCAATGGTCTCACTGCTGACGGCTTAACACCCAAAG aatTCCATGGTTTTTCTAAACTGAGCAAGCTAAAGCACTTAGATTTAAGTTCCAATCACTTCGGGAAGCAAATTTTCAGAGTTTTGGGCGCCCTCCCAACCCTCAAGTCTTTGAACCTAAGTACCAACGAAATCGAAGGGCCCCTTTCTATCAAAG AAATGGCTAATCTAAGCAACTTGGAGGTCTTGATCTTGCGAGATAACCAACTTACTGGAAGATTACCAATCCAAG ATTTGGCAAATTTAAGTAGGTTGGAGATTTTAGATATGCATGGAAATCGCTTCACTGGGAGTATTTCTTCATATATTGGGGCACTATCTTCGGCGAAGGCTATATCGTTATCTGACAATGATTTCAATGGAGATTTCCCAACTCAAG ATttgtgcagattgaagaaacTTGAAGAGTTTGATATTTCTGGCAATGACTTTGAAGGGATCCTTCCTCGATGCATAAACAATATGTCATCACTAAGATTGTTTGATATATCTCATAACCGTTTCATTGGAAACTTGTCTTCATCTCTGGTGGCTAGCTTGAGTCCCACAACTATTGAGTATATTGATCTCAGTCATAATCTTTTGGAGGGTCTGTTCTCATTCAGCTTATTCGCTAATCATTCCAAGCTTGAGGTGGTTCGATTTATGAGTGACAACAACAAACTTGAGATTGAAACTGAAAATCCAGTCGGTTGGACCCCATTATTTCAGTTAACGGCCCTAGTATTGCGGAATTGTAATATGAACAAGCTAACCGGCAATATTCCGAAGTTTCTCTTTCATCAGCACAGATTGGAAGTAGTTGATTTCTCTCACAATAAGTTGAAAGGAAGCTTCCCCTTTTGGTTGCTAGAAAACAATGCAAGGCTACGACTGCTAAATCTTAGAAATAATTCTTTTGAGGGTCGATTTTATTTACAACCAGAGCACCATATTAATGTTTCTTGGATGGATGTATCAGGAAATCACTTAGATGGGCGACTTCAAGAAAATATTGGAAAGATAATGCCATATTTAAAAGCTCTAAATATTTCCCGAAATCGTTTTGAAGGTGATCTTCCATCCTCAATTGGTGACATGAGTTATTTGAAAGTATTGGATTTGTCCTTTAATAGATTCTCGGGGAAGGTACCAAAGGAATTGGTTTCCAAATGTACCTCATTGAATATTTTGAGTTTACAAAATAATAGCTTTCAGGGTGAAATCTTCTCGAAGCATTTCAAGTTGTCAGCCTTAATTACGCTTCAATTGAACAGCAATCAGTTCACAGGTACGCTATCTAGTGTATTATCAACTCTCAGTGCCATGAATCTGTTTGATATTGGGAACAACAACATGTCAGGTACAATTCCCACGTGGATAGGAAAATTAATAATGTTTGGGGGAGCTCTTGTCATGAGTAATAATTCTTTTGAGGGTCACATTCCATGTGGATTAGGTTCAACATGGTTAATAGATCTTTCTCATAACTCACTTTCGGGACCTTTACCTTCTTGCTTGGATGAACAGTCTAATCTGCTTTTGCAAGGGAACAAGCTTACAGGATCTATACCAAAAGCTCTTTTCAACTCCTCATCTATTGTGACACTGGACGTTAGAGAAAACAACCTTTCCGGCACCCTTCCTGTTGAGATCAGTACACTTTCTAACTTAAGAATACTTTTGTTGAGAGGCAACAATTTTAGTGGTATGATTCCAAACCAAATATGTTTGCTAAAGAAAATAGGCATATTGGATCTTTCAAGGAACTCCTTTTCTGGGACAATACCGCATTGTTTTCAAAATACTACCTTTGGGAAGATAAATGCAGTAGATCTTGCCTTTTCACAAACTTATGCTACTTTTACGATGTGGTACATGGGAGAAACTCCAACATATGAAAGTCTTCTAGAGAAATATGTTCCGAATGCCGATATAGATATAGCATATGATAATCAAGTTGAGGTTCAGATTGTAACGAAGTACAGGTCTAGCTCCTACAAGGGTGGCATCCTTGATTACATGTCTGGATTAGATTTGTCATGCAACAAACTAACAGGTGGAATCCCAATGGAACTAGGACACTTATCTTCAATTCATTCACTAAACTTGTCTTACAATCAACTGACAGGTTTGATTCCAGAGGAATTTTCGAGTTTGGCTTCGATAGAAAGCTTGGACCTTTCTCACAATAGTTTGAGTGGAGAAATTCCCTCGACATTGATTGATTTGAATTTTATGGGAATATTCAATGTTGCATACAATAATTTATCTGGTAAAGTTCCCGATATGAAAAATCAATTTGGGACTTTTGAGAAGAGTAGCTATGAAGGAAATCCATTTCTTTGCGGACCACCACTGGAGAATGGTTGTAGCACCATAGCAGAAAAGTCAAATCCAAAAGCAAGTGAGAGGAAATGGTATGAGGTAGATCCTCTAGTCTTTTTTGCAAGCTTCTCAGTATCTTacattgttttcttttcaatggTAGTTGGTATCCTTTATATTAATCCTTATTGGAGGCAGAGGTGCTTCAATTTGACTGAGGATCTCATCTACTGGAGTTATTTTACAGTTTTGTTACCCCTAAAAAGGTTGTCAAATCGACTATGTCGACATTAG